The genomic region ACAAAAGTAATAGTGCGAAGTCATCTGGAATAATACATTATTGTCATATTCGTCAACTTTCCGTTCAATTACTATGCCAACCTTGTCTTTGACAATACAGTTAATGTAACCAGTTTCTTCTCTCACTTCTCGTATCAATCCATTATAGTGGCTTTCATTATCTTCAACTCCGCCTCCAGGAAATTTATAGTCCCCTCTATTTGATTGAACTAGTAGAATATTATTGTTAGTAATTAAAATAGCTCTGACTGCTTCCCTCTGAATGGTGCCCATGAAATTTTTAATTTTTGGCTCTTCTAGAATTTTATTAAAATTCAAATTTTCACCTCTTAATCTTATTCCATTAACCTGCCTCTTTAGTGCAATAACTTTTTCTCATTCATCATTAGATTTATTGCTTTATATACGTTTAGTACAATATTCTCCAAAGCATTTGCGCTCGTCTCTTGAGGTTAGTTTAATCGCTATTTAATTGGTTTCATTAACCCGAAAAAACCAGGTTTTGATTTGTAGCCTAACTTTTTATTAACAGATAACATAGGTAAGTTTTTCGAATTATTATGAGTTCTAATATACTTCACATTGTGATGTAAAGCATATTCAATTGCTTTTACTTTAATAGCTAAAGCAAGTCCTTTACCACGGTATTCCTTTTTAACTCCAGTCATAGAGTTATAGCAGAGGTCATCATTTTCTTTCAGTATCATAGATAAAGCTACCCATTGCTCTCCATCAGCAGCTAAAATAAACCCTTTTTTATCGAAATCTTTTGCAAGGCTAATCATTCTTTCATTATCTGGACGTGGTTTCTCTTGCATACCAGGCACATCAGTAACGAGTTCCCACCAAAAATCCCAAAAACGATTATTGGAGTCCGCATTCTGGGGATATTCAGCGAGGTTAGTAAAACGAATTCCTGAAGATTCTAACTCTTTACAAACAGAATCATATTGACTCATATCAAATGACGATAGATTCAATTGGGATTCAAATGTGTGATTAGTTATCTCAAAGCCTTTCTTTTTAGCCCATTCAATATCCATTTCTTTTATATCTTGTATATTAGTTTGAAGAGCCTTTGCATTATTTTTATGGGCCCGGTTTTCAATTTCATCTAGAATCCAACTACCAATACCTTTATTACGCCATTCTTTATCGACTTTTACTGTAACCTCAACATATCCTGGCTTTAGTATTGGATCCCACGTTCCAGAGACATACCTTCCAAACCCAACTAATTCTCCATTTGGAGTTATAACTCCTAGATTATACAAAAGTGTTTCATTAGAACATTTTTCTTCATACCTTTTTATGGTTTCTAAATCAGGCAATTCTGATTTTTGCTCTCTTACAATTTCTGCGTAATTGTTTGAAGTTAATAGTAAAATTTTTAAGTCCATTTTCCAATCAACTCCTTTCGTTTCTATATTCGTTTTTTCTCCTAGCTATGATTGCTTCTTAAAGTAAACTGCTTCGTTCGTATTACACGAAGCAGCTTTTTTGTAATTCCAACTAAACCAATCGAAATTGATTGACAACAAAAACAATTTCGATTATTATCACTATAATACTTTAACAATTTATAAATCAATTTCTTATCAAGAGAGGCAGAGGGACATGGCCCTATGAAGCCTCGGCAGCGGGTTCGTCCGTCGAATACTGTGCCAATTCCAGCAAGCGTTCGCTTGGGAGATAAGAAGAGTCTAAGCTATACATATGCTCTCTTCTTATAGGAAGAGAGCTTTTTATTTATTATCATAATACATTTACTAGGAGTGAACATCTTATGAAGTATGGATTTTGGTTGCCTATTTTCGGTGGTTGGTTACGTAACGTTGATGATGAGGGAATGCCACCAACTTTTGAATATGCAAAGGATGTTATACAATCCGCTGAAAAGTGGGGTTATGATACTACTTTAATTGCGGAATTATATTTAAATGATATTAAAGGTCCAGAACAGGATTCACTGGAAGCGTGGTCTACTGCTGCTGGCCTCGCTGCGGTAACAGAAAAAATTGAAATTATGACTGCGGTCCGTCCGGGATTCCATAATCCAGCCGTAACAGCCAAGATGGCTGCAAACATTGATCATATTAGTAAAGGAAGATTTACCTTAAATGTTGTATCAGCTTGGTGGGCAGAAGAGGCTAAGCAGTACGATGGAGTATTTACAGAGCATGATGAGCGATATGACCGAACAACGGAGTTTATCGAAGTGTTAAAAGGAATGTGGTCGGAAGATACATTCTCATATAAAGGAAAGTTTTACAATATAGAAAATGCTAAACTTTCTCCAAAGCCGGTTCAAAATCCAAACCCAATTCTTTATGCCGGTGGGGAAAGTGATAAGGGTAAGCAAGTGATTTCTTCTCATTGTGATGCATATGTTATGCACGGTGGCACAATAGATGAAGTTCAAAGTAAAATAGAAGATATGAGAGTAAAGAGACAGGAAGCAGGGCAACATCCGTTCCATAGTTTTGGTATGGCTGCGTATGTTATCTGCCGCGATACTGAGGAAGAGGCACAGGAAGAGTTAGCACGAATAACCGACGTAAAAGATGCTAGCGGTTATGCAGGATTTAAAGATTTTACAACAAAATCACAACTTGAACAGAAGCTTCAATTACAAGATTATTCTGTTTCAAATAGAGGCTTGCGCCCTAAGTTAGTAGGAACACCTGAGCAAATTGCAAAGCGAATTGTAGAATATGAGAAAGCAGGAGTGGACTTGTTATTGCTTCAGTTCTCTCCGCAACTGGAAGAAATGGAACGTTTTTCAAAACAAGTTATGCCATTAGTAGAACAATTAAAAGCAAAAAACGAAGAGGTGATCTAAGTGAGTAAAATTTATGTAATTCATGAAAACGAAGAGTGGACAGAACATTTGACGAATAGATTAAGAGAATTAAACCTTCCTTATGAAGAGTGGTTATTAAGTAGCGGTACAGTTGATTTAACTGCTGAACCTCCTGAAGGTGTGTTCTACAGTCGAATGAGTGCGTCATCTCATACCCGTGGTAACCGTTTTGCACCTGAATTAACGAGTTCTGTTCTAGCCTGGTTGGAAACGCACGGTAGAAAAGTAATAAACGGAAGTCGTGCGTTGCAACTAGAAGTAAGCAAAGTCCTTCAATATATTGAACTTGAAAAATATGGTGTAAAAACGCCGAAAACCGTTGCTGCGGTTGGAAAAGAGGAGATTGTAAAAGCAGCGGAATCATTTGAAGGTTCGTTTATAACGAAGCATAATAGGGCAGGTAAAGGATTGGGTGTACAATTATTTCATTCAGTCGCTGCATTGAAAGAATATATTAACGGACCAAGTTTTGAAGAACCTGTAGATGGAATTACATTGATTCAGGAATATATTGAATCCCCTGAATCATATATCACTCGCTGTGAATTTGTCGGAGGAAAATTTGTTTATGCGGTAAGAGTAGATACGTCAGAAGGTTTCGAACTATGTCCAGCTGACGCATGTACGATTGATGACTTGTTTTGTCCAGTTGGGGAAGAGCCGGAAGAGCAAGAAGTTTCAAAGCCGAAATTCCAAATAGTTGAAGACTTCAACAGTCCAATTATTGAAAAGTATGAAAAAGTGTTAGCTGCAAATGGCATTCAAGTGGCGGGCATTGAGTTTATTCAAGATAAGAATGGTCAAATTTTCACATACGACATCAATACAAATACAAACTATAATAGTGATGCAGAGGCAAAAGCAGGTAAATTTGGAATGCTCGAATTAGCGAAATATTTAGGTGAAGAATTAAAAAATGTTTAATACTATATGACATCCTACCATCAGAGGTAGGATGTTTTTTTATTAAGCATTAATGATAAGATAACAAATAGGTGAAGGTAAGGAGGATAATGTCTCATATGGATGAATTTGCAAAACTAGACGGAATAGGTATAGCCAACTTGATCAAACAGGGTGAACTATCAACTTACGATGTAGTGCAATATTACATTGCACAAATACATCAATTGAATCCCCTTCTTAATGCCGTGGTTCATACAATGTTTGAAGAAGCTCAGCAGGTGGCCAAGCATGTTGACTATAAAACAAGTCCGCTTGCCGGGGTCCCAACCTTTATTAAGGATTTAAATCCGGTGAAAGGGCATCCAACTACATTTGGATCACATATGTTAAAAGATTATATAGCCAAAGAGAGTGATGAAATAGTTAAGCGATTTCAAAACGCGGGTATTATCTTCTTAGGGAAAACAAACACAGCTGAATTTGGCTTTTTACCGACAACAGAACCACAATTGTTTGGTCCAACAAAAAATCCTTGGGATGCCTCACTATCTGCTGGAGGATCAAGTGGTGGGGCAGGGGCTGCTGTTGCTGCAGGACTTGCACCATTTGCGCACGGTAGTGACGGGGGAGGGTCCATTAGAATTCCGGCCTCTGCATGTGGCTTATTTGGGTTTAAGCCATCCCGAGGACAAGTCCCCTATTCAGATTATGTAAATCACTTAAGTGTAAACCATGCAATTACAAAATCTGTACGAGACAGTGCTGCTTTACTAGATGTCATACAAGGAAGAGGCAGGTTTGATACATATCCAGGTTTTAAAAAGGAACACTCTTTTTTGTCCTCAGTAAATCAACCACCGAAAAAACTCCGTATTGGTGTAACATACGACTGGGATGAAAAAGTGTTCGTAGACGATGAAACGAAGAATTCAATCAGGCATACGGCTAATTTGTTACAATCACTCGGACACGAAGTTGATTATGCAGCTCCGTCATTTCAGTTTGAACAATTTGCGGAACACTTTATTACAGTTTGGCTTGGTAGTGGATCTGTAGTCGTGAAGCATTTAGGAAGCTTAGCAGGAAAAGAGTTGAGTGAAGAACAAATTGAACGTCTATCCTTTAATGTATACCAATATGGGCAAAAGCTAACAGCTTTTCAATATGAGGAAGCAAGAATTGCATTACAGCAAGAAGCAAGAAAGATTAATTCGTATTACCAATCTTATGATTTACTATTGAGCCCTGTCCTGAATACAACCCCCGTTTCAATAGGTTTTTTACAAGACCAAAGGGATCCAATTCATGATATGCTGGATAATTTCACGAATTATTGTAGCTTTACACCTATAGCGAATGTCACAGGACAACCTTCTATGAGCGTTCCTTTATATTGGTCGTCGAGTAATGTGCCAATAGGCTCTATGCTAACAGGACGAATAGGGGAAGATCATTTATTATTTCAAGTGGCATCACAATTAGAGCGGGCTCAGCCTTGGAAGAAAAAGCATCAAGAATTACAGCGGGAATTAAAAAAAGAATTTTTGAAAAAAATGATAATAGGAATATATGACTAGTAAAATAGAACCAAAAATGATACTTTGGTAATATAGCGTCTATTTAAATTAGAGAGGAAAAGAAATATGCTTTCAAAAATAAAAAACTTTAAATATTTAGATTTCATTTTTAATAATCTTTCTGAAATGGTATTTCTCATTGAGGTTGAACAAAATGAAACGTTTACGTATGTAACTACTAACGAGGTAGCTATCAATACGTTAAGCTTTCCGAAGGATTATAGTGGTAAATCTATTTACGATTTAATGCCAAAGGAATCTGCAGATAAAATTACAGCTAAATATAAAGAGGCGATACAAAAAAGAGCACCTGTTAAATATAAAGAAAAAATGCTCTTTCCTTGGAGAGATGGTGAACAAAGAATTGGTTGGTTGGAGTCCACATCTACACCTATTTTTGATGATGATGGGATTTGCACAAATATCATATCTGTCTCTCGGGAGATAACCGAAGAGGTGAATAATCAAAGAAAAATAGAACAAATGAATGAACACTTAGAATTAATTTACCATAACACTGCCGACGTTATTATTACATTCGATGCAGAAGGGCACTTTATTTCTGTCAACAATCGTTTCACTGAAATATTAGGATGGACTGAACAAGAATTGTTAATGGACCAATCAATCACTATTGTGCCACCTGAAGAAAGGGAAGACTTCCCGTCTATTCTAAGCAAATTACAAAAAGGAGAGATAATTGAAAATCATCTCTCCAAAAGAAAAGCTAAAAATGGTCGAATTATTGAAATGTTAGCTTCCTATGCCCCTGTTATGGAAAATGGAGTCATGGTTAGTGGTATTGCTGTTTACAAAGATATAACGAGTTTAAGGGAATTAGAGGACCGGCTAAGTAGAACCGAGGAACGATACCGTATTATTGCTGAATACTCTACCGACCTAATTCGAATTTTAGATGAGGATGGCTTCATAAGATATGCTTCTCCTTCCCATGAGAACATTTTAGGCGTTTCACCAGAGTTCTTTGTTAATAAATCAATCCTTTCATTTATCCATAAAGAAGATATGTCGAAAGTTCAGAAATGGCTGGAACAAATAAATGTA from Salirhabdus salicampi harbors:
- a CDS encoding LLM class flavin-dependent oxidoreductase, giving the protein MKYGFWLPIFGGWLRNVDDEGMPPTFEYAKDVIQSAEKWGYDTTLIAELYLNDIKGPEQDSLEAWSTAAGLAAVTEKIEIMTAVRPGFHNPAVTAKMAANIDHISKGRFTLNVVSAWWAEEAKQYDGVFTEHDERYDRTTEFIEVLKGMWSEDTFSYKGKFYNIENAKLSPKPVQNPNPILYAGGESDKGKQVISSHCDAYVMHGGTIDEVQSKIEDMRVKRQEAGQHPFHSFGMAAYVICRDTEEEAQEELARITDVKDASGYAGFKDFTTKSQLEQKLQLQDYSVSNRGLRPKLVGTPEQIAKRIVEYEKAGVDLLLLQFSPQLEEMERFSKQVMPLVEQLKAKNEEVI
- a CDS encoding PAS domain S-box protein; the encoded protein is MLSKIKNFKYLDFIFNNLSEMVFLIEVEQNETFTYVTTNEVAINTLSFPKDYSGKSIYDLMPKESADKITAKYKEAIQKRAPVKYKEKMLFPWRDGEQRIGWLESTSTPIFDDDGICTNIISVSREITEEVNNQRKIEQMNEHLELIYHNTADVIITFDAEGHFISVNNRFTEILGWTEQELLMDQSITIVPPEEREDFPSILSKLQKGEIIENHLSKRKAKNGRIIEMLASYAPVMENGVMVSGIAVYKDITSLRELEDRLSRTEERYRIIAEYSTDLIRILDEDGFIRYASPSHENILGVSPEFFVNKSILSFIHKEDMSKVQKWLEQINVSKEPTKIEHRKLTKKGEAIWFESIGVPVLDEKGELDQIVTITRDISIRKEQEEKLEKMALHDELTGLPNRILFQDRLEKALQTTARRGQMTALFALDCDNFKGINDTYGHDVGDEVLMEFSNRIVKSVREKDTVARMGGDEFQVILPEIENRQDAIHVADRIIAAMEQPFQIGERTLHISTSIGISFYGSKDTHKTMEMLVKEGDEALYVAKNEGKNTFAIYSKKKKASKKKSLKRLFTFKPKKR
- a CDS encoding amidase codes for the protein MDEFAKLDGIGIANLIKQGELSTYDVVQYYIAQIHQLNPLLNAVVHTMFEEAQQVAKHVDYKTSPLAGVPTFIKDLNPVKGHPTTFGSHMLKDYIAKESDEIVKRFQNAGIIFLGKTNTAEFGFLPTTEPQLFGPTKNPWDASLSAGGSSGGAGAAVAAGLAPFAHGSDGGGSIRIPASACGLFGFKPSRGQVPYSDYVNHLSVNHAITKSVRDSAALLDVIQGRGRFDTYPGFKKEHSFLSSVNQPPKKLRIGVTYDWDEKVFVDDETKNSIRHTANLLQSLGHEVDYAAPSFQFEQFAEHFITVWLGSGSVVVKHLGSLAGKELSEEQIERLSFNVYQYGQKLTAFQYEEARIALQQEARKINSYYQSYDLLLSPVLNTTPVSIGFLQDQRDPIHDMLDNFTNYCSFTPIANVTGQPSMSVPLYWSSSNVPIGSMLTGRIGEDHLLFQVASQLERAQPWKKKHQELQRELKKEFLKKMIIGIYD
- a CDS encoding ATP-grasp domain-containing protein, which gives rise to MSKIYVIHENEEWTEHLTNRLRELNLPYEEWLLSSGTVDLTAEPPEGVFYSRMSASSHTRGNRFAPELTSSVLAWLETHGRKVINGSRALQLEVSKVLQYIELEKYGVKTPKTVAAVGKEEIVKAAESFEGSFITKHNRAGKGLGVQLFHSVAALKEYINGPSFEEPVDGITLIQEYIESPESYITRCEFVGGKFVYAVRVDTSEGFELCPADACTIDDLFCPVGEEPEEQEVSKPKFQIVEDFNSPIIEKYEKVLAANGIQVAGIEFIQDKNGQIFTYDINTNTNYNSDAEAKAGKFGMLELAKYLGEELKNV
- a CDS encoding GNAT family N-acetyltransferase; the encoded protein is MDLKILLLTSNNYAEIVREQKSELPDLETIKRYEEKCSNETLLYNLGVITPNGELVGFGRYVSGTWDPILKPGYVEVTVKVDKEWRNKGIGSWILDEIENRAHKNNAKALQTNIQDIKEMDIEWAKKKGFEITNHTFESQLNLSSFDMSQYDSVCKELESSGIRFTNLAEYPQNADSNNRFWDFWWELVTDVPGMQEKPRPDNERMISLAKDFDKKGFILAADGEQWVALSMILKENDDLCYNSMTGVKKEYRGKGLALAIKVKAIEYALHHNVKYIRTHNNSKNLPMLSVNKKLGYKSKPGFFGLMKPIK
- a CDS encoding NUDIX hydrolase, whose translation is MNFNKILEEPKIKNFMGTIQREAVRAILITNNNILLVQSNRGDYKFPGGGVEDNESHYNGLIREVREETGYINCIVKDKVGIVIERKVDEYDNNVLFQMTSHYYFCELTNEEKLTQQLDDYESILGFTPKWVSLDDAIKQNENLIKEFEKNSWLKRETFVLKEVKNR